From one Silene latifolia isolate original U9 population unplaced genomic scaffold, ASM4854445v1 scaffold_394, whole genome shotgun sequence genomic stretch:
- the LOC141639442 gene encoding uncharacterized protein LOC141639442, translated as MYFAKGWYYFRFASAEDMEKIRSDTWNVNGFPLVFKPWSPTVIDELNVTHVPVWVLFPNLDPCFWSKAGLSKVASAVGQPICADEHTTHKSKLAFARILIDVDLSKELPKAIKINSPYHGTLLCKKIGHTKDRCNPGKPKAKPFYRPKPPVIPRTSSPAETSKPVSPKRTPVQKTVATNLFNRFSLLQPEGEEETSIVQEIADTASRDESNVELEIQEAHHFLLINKVDCGALLETHVKHQAIKDVSKSFPGYNLVHNNANHYNGRIWIFWKPNVLSLTVLHKSAQHMHCLLLHIASQKSIEVTFVYAFNARLDRNELWEQILGISSQISQSWLFLGDYNVVLNMDERLGSSHVQLADISEFKGCLDACSLVDHPATGCHFTWNNKQGDGLRWAKLDRVLASPLWLSTIHSTVAYLTAGVSDHSPCLVNIADMPASRKSSFKYLNCWALSPQFKDTVRARWSNQYYGSHIATLFQKIKKLRGSLKQLHTDFYTNLSARVAESKLALHHCQDQLSSSPLDLTILDKEKHLLQDYIMIKKAELQVLYQRAKVQGL; from the exons ATGTATTTTGCAAAAGGCTGGTATTACTTTCGTTTTGCTAGTGCTGAGGATATGGAGAAAATTCGGTCTGACACTTGGAATGTCAATGGCTTTCCTTTAGTCTTCAAACCGTGGAGTCCTAcagttattgatgaattgaatgtCACACATGTCCCTGTTTGGGTATTGTTTCCAAACTTGGATCCCTGTTTCTGGTCTAAAGCAGGACTAAGCAAAGTGGCTAGTGCTGTAGGGCAGCCCATCTGTGCTGATGAACATACTACTCATAAGAGTAAGCTGGCCTTTGCTAGGATTCTTATAGATGTAGATCTTTCAAAAGAACTCCCTAAGGCTATTAAGATTAACTCCCCTTATCATGGAACTCTTCT TTGCAAGAAGATTGGCCACACTAAGGATAGATGTAATCCTGGAAAACCAAAGGCTAAACCTTTCTACAGGCCTAAACCACCTGTGATACCTCGTACTTCTAGTCCTGCTGAGACTAGTAAACCAGTTAGTCCTAAACGCACACCTGTTCAGAAGACTGTGGCTACAAACCTCTTCAATAGATTCTCCCTCCTTCAGCCTGAGGGTGAGGAGGAGACTTCTATTGTTCAGGAGATTGCAGACACTGCCTCTAGAGATGAATCTAATGTAGAGCTGGAAATA CAAGAAGCTCATCATTTCTTGCTGATTAATAAGGTGGACTGTGGTGCTCTACTTGAGACTCATGTTAAGCATCAGGCCATCAAGGATGTCAGTAAAAGTTTTCCTGGTTATAATCTGGTTCATAATAATGCTAATCACTACAATGGTCGGATTTGGATTTTTTGGAAACCTAATGTTCTTTCTCTTACTGTCTTGCATAAGTCTGCTCAGCATATGCATTGTCTCCTGCTTCACATAGCTTCCCAAAAGTCTATTGAAGTGACTTTTGTGTATGCATTCAATGCAAGACTGGACAGAAATGAGCTTTGGGAGCAGATCCTTGGGATTTCTTCTCAAATCTCCCAGTCTTGGCTTTTTTTAGGGGATTATAATGTGGTTTTGAATATGGATGAACGTTTGGGTAGTTCTCATGTGCAGCTGGCTGATATCTCTGAGTTTAAAGGCTGCTTGGATGCTTGTAGTTTGGTTGATCATCCAGCTACAGGCTGTCACTTcacttggaataacaagcagGGTGATGGCCTTAGATGGGCTAAACTTGATAGAGTTTTGGCCTCTCCTCTGTGGTTGTCCACTATTCACTCAACTGTTGCCTATCTTACTGCTGGTGTTTCTGATCATTCTCCTTGCTTAGTCAATATTGCTGATATGCCTGCCTCTAGGAAATCCTCTTTCAAATACTTGAATTGCTGGGCTCTCTCCCCTCAATTTAAGGATACTGTCAGGGCTAGGTGGAGTAATCAATACTATGGAAGTCATATTGCTACCTTATTtcagaaaatcaaaaaattaagAGGGAGTCTAAAGCAACTGCACACTGATTTTTATACTAACCTTTCAGCTAGGGTGGCTGAAAGTAAGCTTGCTCTTCACCATTGTCAGGACCAACTCAGTAGCTCCCCTCTGGATCTTACCATTCTTGACAAGGAAAAGCACTTGCTACAGGATTATATTATGATCAAGAAAGCTGAACTGCAGGTTCTCTACCAGAGGGCTAAAGTTCAAGGGCTTTAG
- the LOC141639443 gene encoding uncharacterized protein LOC141639443, translating to MGAFPFRYLGLPLFNARITQDMYQPLLDKIKARIMNWANHSLSYAGKALLVNSVIFGLHTFWGASVLLPKGIVKRIIKLCKDFLWGIADGSRRHVFLKWQLLCSPKLEKGGGGEIGIKEVLRWNCAQMMKRVWKFFYRPHCIWTRWISTYVLKGTSLWDAQQTVSNSWYWNNVLKMKDLLLGLAGSPDQALHLLDACTAQMKYSTDTMYGYIRTRRPLVPWAPLIHGTGCHPKHSFTGMLVMNNELPTVDKLILRGMCFINRCVLCECSCEDIPHLFFECEFSKCVLIVVAQWVQMPLGSFSLAHIMQANLPTRRNVKQHASLLATIYYLWKERNDRIFKGSKSTVDALV from the coding sequence ATGGGAGCTTTCCCTTTCAGATATCTTGGACTTCCTCTCTTTAATGCTAGAATAACTCAAGACATGTATCAACCTCTGTTGGATAAAATCAAAGCTAGAATTATGAATTGGGCTAATCATAGTCTGAGTTATGCAGGAAAAGCTCTTCTTGTGAATTCAGTCATTTTTGGTCTTCATACTTTTTGGGGGGCTAGTGTGTTGCTCCCAAAAGGCATTGTTAAAAGAATTATCAAGCTTTGTAAGGATTTCCTTTGGGGTATTGCTGATGGGTCTAGAAGACATGTCTTTCTCAAGTGGCAGTTGCTATGCTCCCCAAAATtagagaaggggggggggggggagatagGCATAAAAGAGGTACTAAGGTGGAATTGTGCGCAAATGATGAAAAGGGTTTGGAAATTTTTTTATAGACCCCATTGTATCTGGACCAGATGGATTTCAACTTATGTTCTAAAAGGAACTAGTTTGTGGGATGCTCAGCAGACTGTTTCCAACTCTTGGTACTGGAATAATGTACTTAAAATGAAAGACCTTCTCCTGGGACTTGCAGGTTCTCCTGATCAGGCTCTTCATCTGCTTGATGCCTGCACTGCTCAGATGAAGTATAGCACAGATACCATGTATGGCTATATCAGGACTAGAAGACCATTAGTTCCCTGGGCTCCTCTGATTCATGGGACTGGATGCCACCCCAAGCATTCTTTTACTGGTATGTTGGTTATGAATAATGAGTTGCCTACTGTGGATAAGCTGATCTTACGGGGTATGTGTTTTATCAACAGATGTGTACTCTGTGAATGTAGCTGTGAAGATATCCCTCACTTGTTTTTCGAATGTGAATTCTCTAAGTGTGTTTTGATTGTTGTTGCTCAATGGGTTCAGATGCCCTTGGGCTCCTTCTCTCTGGCTCATATTATGCAGGCTAATCTCCCTACTCGTAGAAATGTCAAGCAACATGCTAGTCTGCTGGCTACTATCTACTACTTATGGAAGGAACGGAATGATAGGATTTTTAAGGGTTCTAAGTCAACTGTGGACGCTTTAGTATAG